One Roseomonas gilardii subsp. gilardii genomic region harbors:
- a CDS encoding carbohydrate ABC transporter permease yields the protein MRDSTTQRVLTALLGWAVALAMFFPIFWMVLTSFKTEVAAIATPPQIVFQPVLESYAEVRDRADYVHFALNSVIISFGGTLLALAFAIPAAYAMAFHPTKRTRGTLLWMLSTKMLPPVGVLVPIYLLFRTFGLLDSRTGLIVIYALMNLPIVVWMLFTFFKEVPGEILEAGRMDGAKTWAEFRYLLLPLSLPGIASTGLLSLILCWNEAFWSLNLTTSEAAPLTTFIASFSSPQGLFFAKLSAASTIAVAPILIFGWLSQRQLVRGLTFGAVK from the coding sequence ATGCGCGACAGCACGACGCAGCGGGTCCTGACCGCCCTCCTGGGCTGGGCCGTGGCGCTGGCCATGTTCTTCCCGATCTTCTGGATGGTTCTGACCAGCTTCAAGACCGAGGTGGCGGCCATCGCCACTCCGCCGCAGATCGTCTTCCAGCCGGTGCTGGAAAGCTATGCCGAGGTGCGGGACCGGGCGGACTATGTGCATTTCGCCCTGAACAGCGTGATCATCTCCTTCGGCGGCACCCTCCTGGCGCTGGCCTTCGCCATCCCGGCCGCCTATGCCATGGCCTTCCACCCGACGAAGCGCACGCGCGGCACGCTGCTCTGGATGCTGTCCACCAAGATGCTGCCGCCGGTGGGCGTGCTGGTGCCGATCTACCTGCTCTTCCGCACCTTCGGCCTGCTGGACAGCCGCACCGGGCTCATCGTCATCTATGCGCTGATGAACCTGCCCATCGTGGTCTGGATGCTCTTCACCTTCTTCAAGGAGGTGCCGGGCGAGATCCTGGAGGCGGGGCGGATGGACGGGGCGAAGACCTGGGCGGAGTTCCGCTATCTGCTGCTGCCGCTCAGCCTGCCGGGCATCGCCTCCACGGGCCTGCTCTCGCTGATCCTCTGCTGGAACGAGGCCTTCTGGAGCCTGAACCTCACCACCTCCGAGGCGGCGCCGCTCACCACCTTCATCGCCTCCTTCTCCTCGCCGCAGGGGCTGTTCTTCGCCAAGCTCTCGGCCGCCTCCACCATCGCGGTGGCGCCGATCCTCATCTTCGGCTGGCTCAGCCAGCGCCAGCTCGTCCGCGGCCTGACCTTCGGCGCGGTGAAGTAG
- a CDS encoding NAD(P)H-dependent flavin oxidoreductase: protein MKAINAIRMGGVDVLPLVEGGKGVSATNGASCGGWAEAGGVGTFSGVNADSYDAEGHVVPQVYHGSTRRERHEELVQYGIAGGIAQAREAHERSNGQGRVHVNVLWEMGGAERVLRGVLEGAKGLVHGVTCGAGMPYKLSEIAREYRVHYYPIVSSARAFSALWKRAYHKAQDWLGGVVYEDPWLAGGHNGLSNSEDPRRPEDPFPRVLKLREQMRQFGLGDVPIIMAGGVWWLEEWEDWIDNPELGPIAFQFGTRPLVTQESPIPDAWKQRLLTLKPGDVSLQNFSPTGFYSSAVRNDFLHGLEGRSHRQVAYTSEAIGEHSARYGVGPRKRPVYLVPGDLEHVQQWESEGFTEALRTPDDTLVFVTPEESRQILADQVACMGCLSQCRFSNWSQHEPDFSNGKKADPRSFCIQKTLQDIAHGGDPEHNLMFSGHNAYRFGQDPFYSNGFIPTVKQLVERILTGR, encoded by the coding sequence GTGAAGGCGATCAACGCAATACGCATGGGAGGCGTGGACGTCCTCCCCCTCGTCGAGGGTGGAAAGGGTGTTTCCGCCACCAATGGTGCGTCCTGCGGCGGCTGGGCCGAGGCCGGGGGCGTGGGCACCTTCTCCGGCGTCAATGCCGACAGCTATGACGCCGAGGGCCATGTCGTCCCCCAGGTCTATCACGGCTCCACCCGCCGCGAGAGACATGAGGAACTGGTGCAGTACGGCATCGCCGGCGGCATCGCCCAGGCGCGGGAGGCGCATGAGCGCTCCAACGGCCAGGGCCGCGTCCATGTCAACGTGCTGTGGGAGATGGGCGGCGCGGAGCGTGTGCTGCGCGGCGTGCTGGAGGGGGCCAAGGGCCTCGTCCACGGCGTCACCTGCGGCGCGGGCATGCCCTACAAGCTCAGCGAGATCGCCCGGGAATACCGCGTCCACTACTACCCGATCGTCTCCTCCGCCCGCGCCTTCAGCGCCCTGTGGAAGCGCGCCTACCACAAGGCCCAGGACTGGCTGGGCGGCGTGGTCTACGAGGACCCCTGGCTGGCGGGCGGCCATAACGGCCTGTCCAACAGCGAGGACCCGCGCAGGCCGGAGGACCCCTTCCCCCGCGTGCTGAAGCTGCGCGAGCAGATGCGCCAGTTCGGCCTGGGCGACGTGCCGATCATCATGGCCGGCGGCGTCTGGTGGCTGGAGGAATGGGAGGACTGGATCGACAATCCGGAGCTCGGCCCCATCGCCTTCCAGTTCGGCACCCGCCCGCTGGTGACGCAGGAAAGCCCGATCCCCGATGCCTGGAAGCAGCGCCTGCTGACGCTGAAGCCCGGCGACGTGTCGCTGCAGAACTTCTCGCCGACCGGCTTCTATTCCTCCGCCGTCCGCAACGACTTCCTCCATGGCCTGGAGGGGCGCTCGCACCGGCAGGTGGCCTATACCTCCGAGGCGATCGGGGAGCACTCCGCCCGCTACGGCGTCGGCCCGCGCAAGCGCCCGGTCTATCTCGTGCCTGGCGACCTGGAGCATGTGCAGCAATGGGAGAGCGAGGGCTTCACCGAGGCCCTGCGCACCCCGGACGACACGCTGGTCTTCGTGACGCCCGAGGAATCCCGCCAGATCCTGGCCGATCAGGTGGCCTGCATGGGCTGCCTGTCGCAGTGCCGCTTCTCCAACTGGTCGCAGCACGAGCCGGATTTCAGCAACGGCAAGAAGGCCGACCCGCGCAGCTTCTGCATCCAGAAGACGCTGCAGGACATCGCCCATGGCGGCGACCCGGAGCACAATCTCATGTTCTCGGGGCACAACGCCTATCGCTTCGGGCAGGACCCCTTCTATTCCAACGGCTTCATCCCGACGGTGAAGCAGTTGGTGGAGCGGATCCTCACCGGCCGCTGA
- a CDS encoding carbohydrate ABC transporter permease translates to MSAISAQQGAAREPAKRRRSGTLPLIAPSVGVLLLWMIVPLAMTIWFSFQRYNLLNPAMTGFAGLENYAFLVTDPDFWASLVNTLVLVGSVLVITVGLGTLLAVLFDKDFPGRGVARLLAIAPFFVMPTVSALIWKNLMMHPIYGVLAAVWRGLGLTPVDWFAQFPMLSIIIIVSWQWQPFALLILLTAIQSLDHEQKEAARMDGAGPFAQFFYITLPHLGRAISVVIMIETIFLLTVFAEIFVTTSGGPGNATTNLAFLIYARALLQFDVGGGSAGGMVAILLANIVAFFLVRSIARRLEI, encoded by the coding sequence ATGTCCGCCATCTCCGCCCAGCAAGGCGCGGCCAGGGAGCCGGCGAAGCGCCGGCGCTCCGGCACGCTGCCGCTGATCGCCCCCTCGGTCGGCGTCCTGCTTCTCTGGATGATCGTCCCGCTGGCGATGACGATCTGGTTTTCCTTCCAGCGCTACAACCTGCTGAACCCGGCGATGACGGGCTTCGCGGGGCTGGAGAATTACGCGTTCCTCGTCACCGATCCGGATTTCTGGGCCTCGCTGGTCAACACGCTGGTGCTGGTCGGCTCGGTGCTGGTGATCACGGTGGGGCTCGGCACGCTTCTCGCGGTGCTGTTCGACAAGGACTTCCCCGGGCGCGGTGTGGCGCGGCTGCTGGCCATCGCGCCCTTCTTCGTCATGCCGACCGTGAGCGCGCTGATCTGGAAGAACCTGATGATGCACCCGATCTACGGCGTGCTGGCCGCCGTCTGGCGCGGGCTGGGGCTGACGCCGGTGGACTGGTTCGCCCAGTTCCCCATGCTCTCCATCATCATCATCGTGTCCTGGCAGTGGCAGCCCTTCGCCCTGCTGATCCTGCTCACCGCCATCCAGTCGCTGGACCATGAGCAGAAGGAGGCGGCGCGGATGGACGGGGCGGGGCCCTTCGCGCAGTTCTTCTACATCACGCTCCCGCATCTCGGCCGCGCCATCAGCGTGGTCATCATGATCGAGACGATCTTCCTGCTGACCGTCTTCGCCGAGATCTTCGTCACCACCTCCGGCGGGCCGGGCAACGCCACCACCAACCTCGCCTTCCTGATCTATGCGCGGGCGCTGCTGCAGTTCGATGTCGGCGGCGGGTCGGCGGGCGGCATGGTGGCGATCCTGCTGGCCAATATCGTGGCCTTCTTCCTGGTGCGCAGCATCGCGCGACGGCTGGAGATCTGA
- a CDS encoding ABC transporter ATP-binding protein, producing the protein MATLTLRDIRKSYADVEAIKGIDLDVLDREFVVFVGPSGCGKSTLLRMIAGLEEITSGDLLIDGRRVNDLGPADRGLAMVFQSYALYPHMTVRDNMGFALKMAGTPKAERDRKVGEAARILQLEPYLDRRPKALSGGQRQRVAIGRAIVRNPKIFLFDEPLSNLDAALRGQMRIELARLHEELKATMIYVTHDQIEAMTMADKIVVLQAGRVEQVGSPLELYHHPRNLFVAGFIGSPRMNMLPARVTGAEGGGVTVQLEFGPQISVPVQAGTVRPGEAVTVGIRPEGLRPDPAGPLQGEVLLAERLGGLTLLHLRLSPDQVAIVQLDGGDATRPHEVLRLSVDPRLCHVFDERGAALPHLETHHLAA; encoded by the coding sequence ATGGCCACATTGACCCTGCGCGACATCCGCAAGAGCTATGCCGATGTCGAGGCGATCAAGGGCATCGACCTCGATGTGCTGGACCGCGAGTTCGTGGTCTTCGTCGGCCCTTCGGGCTGCGGCAAGTCCACCCTGCTGCGCATGATCGCGGGGCTGGAGGAGATCACCTCCGGCGACCTGCTGATCGACGGGCGGCGGGTGAACGACCTCGGCCCGGCCGATCGTGGACTGGCCATGGTGTTCCAATCCTACGCGCTCTATCCGCACATGACGGTGCGGGACAATATGGGCTTCGCCCTGAAGATGGCCGGCACGCCGAAGGCGGAGCGCGACCGCAAGGTGGGCGAGGCCGCGCGCATCCTGCAACTGGAGCCCTATCTCGACCGGCGGCCCAAGGCCCTGTCCGGTGGGCAGCGGCAGCGCGTGGCGATCGGCCGCGCCATCGTGCGCAACCCCAAGATCTTCCTGTTCGACGAACCCCTCTCCAACCTCGATGCCGCCCTGCGCGGGCAGATGCGGATCGAGCTGGCCCGGCTGCACGAGGAGCTGAAGGCCACGATGATCTATGTCACCCACGACCAGATCGAGGCCATGACCATGGCCGACAAGATCGTGGTGCTGCAGGCCGGGCGGGTGGAGCAGGTCGGCTCGCCGCTGGAGCTCTACCACCATCCGAGGAACCTCTTCGTGGCGGGCTTCATCGGCTCGCCCCGCATGAACATGCTGCCCGCGCGCGTCACCGGGGCGGAGGGCGGCGGCGTCACGGTGCAACTGGAATTCGGCCCGCAGATCTCCGTACCGGTGCAGGCGGGGACGGTGCGCCCGGGCGAGGCGGTGACCGTCGGCATCCGCCCCGAGGGGCTGCGGCCCGATCCGGCCGGCCCCTTGCAGGGGGAGGTGCTGCTGGCCGAGCGCCTGGGCGGGCTGACGCTGCTGCATCTGCGCCTCTCGCCGGACCAGGTGGCGATCGTGCAGCTCGACGGCGGGGATGCCACGCGGCCGCACGAGGTGCTGCGGCTTTCCGTCGATCCGCGCCTCTGCCATGTCTTCGACGAGCGGGGCGCGGCCCTGCCGCATCTCGAAACGCACCATCTCGCGGCCTGA
- the pnp gene encoding polyribonucleotide nucleotidyltransferase yields the protein MFDNYYRKDIAWGGKTLTLETGKVARQADGAVMARLGDTIVLCTAVGSRSVKPGQDFFPLTVNYQEKAFAAGKIPGGFFKREGRPSESETLISRLIDRPIRPLFPEGFRNEVQVIATVLSHDMENDPDIVSMIGCSAALTLSGIPFFGPVGGARVGYIDGQYVLNPTLEERKRSQLDLVVAGTAEGVLMVESEAQELTEEVMLGAVEFGHKSFQPVIQGIIELAEHAAKEPWPLAEADESLTALKARIAELGRDKMAEAYKETQKLVRQGKVGEVKQAVLAALEAEGLDVGAAKGLLKELEADVVRNAILDTGLRIDGRDTRTVRPIMAEVGVLPRAHGSALFTRGETQALAVATLGTGQDEQIIDQLAGEYRENFLLHYNFPPYSVNETGRMGSPGRREVGHGKLAWRAIHPLLPEKDKFPYTMRVVSEITESNGSSSMATVCGTSLSLMDAGVPLKRPCAGIAMGLIKEDRGFAVLSDILGDEDHLGDMDFKVAGTEQGVTALQMDIKITSITFDIMKTALEQAKDGRIHILGEMAKGLSGARTDVSANAPKVTIINVPKDKIREVIGTGGKVIREIVEQTGTKIDIEDDGTIKIASSSPEATQAAIDRIKGITAEAEIGTIYNGTVVKTADFGAFVNFLGAKDGLVHISELAQDRVNKTTDVVNVGDKVKVKVIGFDDRGKVKLSMRVVDQATGADITEQVGARRPRPEGEEGGEGRRDRGDRGDRGRGPRRDRGDFRD from the coding sequence ATGTTCGACAACTACTACCGCAAGGACATCGCCTGGGGCGGCAAGACCCTGACGCTGGAGACGGGCAAGGTCGCCCGCCAGGCCGATGGCGCCGTGATGGCCCGCCTGGGCGATACCATCGTGCTCTGCACGGCGGTCGGTAGCCGTTCGGTCAAGCCGGGGCAGGACTTCTTCCCGCTGACCGTGAACTACCAGGAGAAGGCCTTCGCCGCGGGCAAGATCCCCGGCGGCTTCTTCAAGCGCGAGGGCCGGCCCTCCGAGAGCGAGACGCTGATCTCGCGCCTCATCGACCGCCCGATCCGCCCCCTCTTCCCCGAGGGCTTCCGCAACGAGGTCCAGGTCATCGCGACCGTGCTGTCGCATGACATGGAGAACGACCCCGACATCGTCTCCATGATCGGCTGCTCCGCCGCCCTGACGCTGTCCGGCATCCCCTTCTTCGGCCCGGTCGGCGGCGCCCGCGTCGGCTATATCGACGGCCAGTACGTGCTGAACCCGACGCTGGAGGAGCGCAAGCGCTCGCAGCTCGACCTCGTGGTCGCCGGCACCGCCGAGGGCGTGCTGATGGTGGAATCCGAGGCGCAGGAGCTGACCGAGGAGGTCATGCTCGGCGCCGTGGAGTTCGGCCACAAGAGCTTCCAGCCCGTGATCCAGGGCATCATCGAGCTGGCCGAGCACGCCGCCAAGGAGCCCTGGCCGCTGGCCGAGGCCGATGAGAGCCTGACGGCCCTCAAGGCCCGCATCGCCGAGCTGGGCCGCGACAAGATGGCCGAGGCCTACAAGGAGACGCAGAAGCTCGTCCGCCAGGGCAAGGTCGGCGAGGTCAAGCAGGCCGTGCTGGCCGCGCTGGAGGCCGAGGGCCTGGACGTGGGCGCCGCCAAGGGCCTGCTGAAGGAGCTGGAGGCGGATGTCGTCCGCAACGCCATCCTCGACACCGGCCTGCGCATCGACGGCCGCGACACCAGGACCGTGCGCCCGATCATGGCCGAGGTCGGCGTGCTGCCGCGCGCCCATGGCTCCGCCCTCTTCACCCGTGGCGAGACCCAGGCCCTCGCCGTGGCGACGCTGGGCACCGGGCAGGACGAGCAGATCATCGACCAGCTCGCCGGCGAGTACCGCGAGAACTTCCTGCTGCACTACAACTTCCCGCCCTACTCGGTGAACGAGACGGGCCGCATGGGCTCCCCGGGCCGGCGCGAGGTCGGCCATGGCAAGCTCGCCTGGCGCGCCATCCACCCGCTGCTGCCGGAGAAGGACAAGTTCCCGTACACGATGCGCGTGGTCTCCGAGATCACGGAATCGAACGGCTCCTCCTCCATGGCCACGGTCTGCGGCACCTCCCTGTCGCTGATGGATGCCGGCGTGCCGCTGAAGCGCCCCTGCGCCGGCATCGCCATGGGCCTGATTAAGGAGGACCGCGGCTTCGCCGTGCTCTCCGACATCCTGGGCGACGAGGATCACCTCGGCGACATGGACTTCAAGGTGGCCGGCACGGAGCAGGGCGTGACCGCGCTGCAGATGGACATCAAGATCACGTCCATCACCTTCGACATCATGAAGACCGCCCTGGAGCAGGCCAAGGACGGCCGCATCCACATCCTGGGCGAGATGGCGAAGGGCCTGTCCGGCGCCCGCACCGACGTCTCGGCCAATGCCCCCAAGGTCACGATCATCAACGTGCCCAAGGACAAGATCCGTGAGGTCATCGGCACGGGCGGCAAGGTGATCCGCGAGATCGTCGAGCAGACCGGCACGAAGATCGACATCGAGGATGACGGGACGATCAAGATCGCCTCGTCCAGCCCCGAGGCGACCCAGGCCGCGATCGACCGCATCAAGGGCATCACCGCCGAGGCCGAGATCGGCACGATCTACAACGGCACCGTGGTGAAGACCGCCGATTTCGGCGCCTTCGTGAACTTCCTCGGCGCCAAGGACGGCCTCGTTCACATCTCCGAGCTGGCGCAGGACCGGGTCAACAAGACCACCGACGTCGTCAATGTGGGCGACAAGGTGAAGGTCAAGGTCATCGGCTTCGACGACCGCGGCAAGGTGAAGCTGTCCATGCGGGTGGTCGATCAGGCGACCGGCGCGGACATCACCGAGCAGGTCGGCGCCCGCCGTCCCCGCCCCGAGGGCGAGGAAGGCGGCGAAGGCCGCCGCGACCGTGGGGACCGGGGCGACCGCGGCCGTGGCCCGCGCCGCGACCGTGGCGACTTCCGCGACTGA
- a CDS encoding entericidin A/B family lipoprotein, protein MSRTVAAFVTACLLLGSATLLSACNTVSGAGEDVSAVGNAVTRGADRAKP, encoded by the coding sequence ATGTCCAGAACCGTCGCGGCCTTCGTGACCGCCTGCCTGCTGCTCGGGTCCGCCACCCTGCTCAGCGCCTGCAACACCGTGTCGGGCGCCGGCGAGGATGTCTCGGCGGTCGGCAATGCCGTCACCCGTGGCGCCGATCGCGCCAAGCCGTAG
- the xylB gene encoding xylulokinase, with protein sequence MYLGLDFGTSSVKALLVDGAQRVLASASSPLAVSRPAPGHSEQDPADWWRAMLDAVAALRAREPAAFAALRGIGLSGQMHGAVLLDAAGEVLRPCILWNDTRSTAECREMEARFPALQAVAGNLAMPGFTAPKLLWVRKHEPGVFARTARVLLPKAWVRYRLTGEFIEDMSDASGTLWLDVGRRDWSDAALAATGLSRDSMPRLVEGSAPGGMLRPELRREWGLSGPVVVAGSAGDNAAGAVGLGAIHPGDAFVSLGTSGVLWATTDRYAPYPRAAVHAFCHALPGLWHQMGVTLSAASCLGWWAKVAGKGEAELLAELPAIRQPSDAVFLPYLSGERTPHNDGAIRGAFAGLSMDTDRAALTQAVLEGVAFSFRDGLDALAASGTVIREADVIGGGSRSRAWIGIIASVLGIPLHVLAEGEYGGAFGGARLARLAVTGEDPAAVCTPPERLETVHPDPDLAGAYAAPLRRYRALYPAIAGSFS encoded by the coding sequence ATGTATCTCGGCCTGGATTTCGGCACCTCCTCGGTCAAGGCCCTGCTGGTGGACGGGGCGCAGCGCGTGCTGGCCAGCGCCAGCAGCCCGCTCGCCGTTTCCCGCCCCGCGCCGGGGCATAGCGAGCAGGACCCGGCGGACTGGTGGCGGGCCATGCTCGATGCCGTGGCCGCCCTGCGCGCGCGGGAGCCCGCGGCCTTCGCCGCCCTGCGCGGCATCGGCCTGTCGGGGCAGATGCACGGCGCCGTGCTGCTGGATGCGGCGGGGGAGGTGCTGCGGCCCTGCATCCTGTGGAACGACACCCGCTCCACCGCCGAATGCCGCGAGATGGAGGCGCGCTTCCCCGCCTTGCAGGCGGTGGCGGGCAACCTCGCCATGCCGGGCTTCACCGCGCCGAAGCTGCTCTGGGTGCGGAAGCACGAGCCCGGGGTCTTCGCCCGCACGGCCCGGGTGCTGCTGCCCAAGGCCTGGGTGCGCTATCGCCTGACCGGCGAGTTCATCGAGGACATGTCGGACGCTTCCGGCACGCTCTGGCTGGATGTCGGGCGGCGCGACTGGTCCGACGCCGCGCTGGCCGCCACGGGCCTGTCGCGGGATTCCATGCCCCGCCTGGTGGAGGGCAGCGCGCCGGGCGGGATGCTGCGGCCGGAGCTGCGGCGCGAATGGGGCCTGTCCGGCCCGGTCGTGGTGGCGGGCAGCGCCGGCGACAATGCGGCGGGCGCGGTCGGGCTGGGGGCGATCCATCCGGGCGACGCCTTCGTCTCGCTCGGCACCTCCGGCGTGCTCTGGGCGACCACGGACCGCTACGCACCCTATCCCAGGGCGGCGGTGCATGCCTTCTGCCACGCCCTGCCGGGGCTCTGGCACCAGATGGGGGTGACGCTCTCGGCGGCCTCCTGCCTCGGCTGGTGGGCGAAGGTGGCAGGGAAGGGGGAGGCGGAGCTCCTGGCCGAGCTGCCCGCGATCCGCCAGCCGTCGGATGCCGTCTTCCTGCCCTATCTCTCCGGCGAGCGCACGCCGCACAATGACGGCGCCATCCGCGGCGCCTTCGCCGGCCTGTCCATGGACACGGACCGCGCGGCGCTGACCCAGGCGGTGCTGGAGGGCGTGGCCTTCTCCTTCCGCGACGGGCTCGATGCGCTCGCCGCCTCCGGCACGGTGATCCGGGAGGCCGATGTGATCGGTGGCGGCTCCCGCTCCCGCGCCTGGATCGGCATCATCGCCTCGGTGCTCGGCATCCCGCTGCATGTGCTGGCGGAGGGCGAGTATGGCGGCGCCTTCGGGGGGGCGCGCCTCGCGCGGCTGGCGGTGACGGGCGAGGACCCGGCCGCCGTCTGCACCCCGCCGGAGCGGCTGGAGACGGTGCACCCCGATCCGGATCTGGCCGGGGCCTATGCCGCCCCGCTGCGCCGCTACCGCGCCCTTTATCCGGCGATCGCCGGTTCCTTTTCCTGA
- a CDS encoding ABC transporter substrate-binding protein, whose amino-acid sequence MASMRPRGGITVPVAAFSLATLAGLAFGGTALAQTTLTIATVNNGDMVVMQRLSAKFEQQHPDIKLRWVVLEENVLRQRVTTDIATKAGQFDIMTIGNYEVPIWAKQGWLEPMENLPASYDVDDLLKPVREGLTYENKLYALPFYGESAMTYYRKDLFQKAGITMPEQPTYDQVKEAAAKITDKPNQVFGICLRGKPGWGENMAYVTSLVTTFGGQWFDMNWKTTIDTPEWHKAITYYGDVLKNYGPPGATSNGFNENLALTAGGRCGMWIDSTVAAGLLYDTKQSQVADKIAFAPIPVGDFKGGPTWLWSWNLGIPASSKQKEAAKTFTTWATSKEYIQLVAQENGWVAVPPGTRRSTYENPDYQKAAPFASFVLKAIETANPNGSTKNPRPYTGAQFVAIPEFQGIGTQVGQTVAATLTGQMSVDAALKAAQSATDRTMRQAGYGR is encoded by the coding sequence ATGGCCTCCATGCGTCCACGCGGCGGGATCACGGTGCCGGTCGCGGCCTTTTCGCTGGCCACGCTCGCGGGCCTGGCCTTCGGGGGCACGGCCCTGGCCCAGACCACGCTGACCATCGCCACGGTCAACAACGGCGACATGGTGGTGATGCAGCGGCTTTCCGCGAAGTTCGAGCAGCAGCACCCCGACATCAAGCTGCGCTGGGTGGTGCTGGAGGAGAACGTGCTGCGCCAGCGCGTGACCACCGACATCGCGACCAAGGCCGGCCAGTTCGACATCATGACCATCGGCAACTACGAGGTGCCGATCTGGGCCAAGCAGGGCTGGCTGGAGCCGATGGAGAACCTGCCGGCCAGCTATGACGTCGATGACCTGCTGAAGCCGGTCCGCGAGGGCCTCACCTACGAGAACAAGCTCTACGCGCTGCCTTTCTATGGCGAGAGCGCCATGACCTATTACCGCAAGGACCTGTTCCAGAAGGCCGGCATCACCATGCCGGAGCAGCCGACCTATGACCAGGTGAAGGAGGCGGCGGCCAAGATCACCGACAAGCCGAACCAGGTCTTCGGCATCTGCCTGCGCGGCAAGCCGGGCTGGGGCGAGAACATGGCCTATGTCACCTCGCTGGTGACGACCTTCGGCGGCCAGTGGTTCGACATGAACTGGAAGACCACGATCGACACGCCGGAATGGCACAAGGCCATCACCTATTATGGCGACGTGCTGAAGAATTACGGCCCGCCGGGCGCTACCTCGAACGGCTTCAACGAGAACCTCGCCCTGACGGCGGGTGGGCGCTGTGGCATGTGGATCGATTCCACCGTGGCGGCCGGCCTGCTCTACGACACGAAGCAGTCGCAGGTGGCCGACAAGATCGCCTTCGCCCCGATCCCGGTGGGCGACTTCAAGGGTGGCCCGACCTGGCTCTGGAGCTGGAACCTGGGCATCCCCGCTTCCTCGAAGCAGAAGGAGGCGGCGAAGACCTTTACCACCTGGGCGACCTCGAAGGAGTACATCCAGCTCGTCGCGCAGGAGAATGGCTGGGTCGCCGTTCCGCCCGGCACGCGCCGCTCCACCTATGAGAACCCGGACTACCAGAAGGCCGCGCCCTTCGCCTCCTTCGTGCTGAAGGCGATCGAGACCGCGAACCCGAACGGCAGCACGAAGAACCCACGCCCCTATACCGGTGCGCAGTTCGTGGCGATCCCGGAATTCCAGGGCATCGGCACGCAGGTGGGGCAGACGGTGGCGGCCACGCTGACGGGGCAGATGAGTGTCGATGCGGCGCTGAAGGCGGCGCAGTCGGCCACCGACCGCACCATGCGCCAGGCTGGCTACGGGCGTTGA
- a CDS encoding SixA phosphatase family protein yields the protein MRRLLLLRHAKSSWDDPALSDHARPLNSRGRKAAAAVAQLFHKLQLAPDLVLVSSARRTLQTLETLSPSRASPGSRPRTASISPRPIRCWKPSTSSRRRRAAC from the coding sequence ATGCGACGGCTTCTGCTGCTCCGCCACGCGAAGTCCTCCTGGGACGACCCGGCGCTTTCCGACCATGCCCGGCCGCTGAACAGCCGCGGCAGGAAAGCCGCGGCCGCCGTCGCCCAGCTTTTCCACAAGCTGCAACTGGCGCCCGACCTGGTGCTGGTCTCCTCCGCCCGCCGCACGCTGCAGACGCTGGAGACGCTCTCCCCCTCCCGGGCCAGCCCAGGATCGAGGCCACGGACAGCCTCTATCTCGCCACGCCCGATACGATGCTGGAAGCCATCCACCTCGTCCCGGAGGAGACGCGCTGCCTGCTGA